From Staphylococcus sp. M0911, a single genomic window includes:
- the dhaM gene encoding dihydroxyacetone kinase phosphoryl donor subunit DhaM, whose product MATLVIISHSEQIANGTKALLQQMAPDVKVIANGGMNGGIGTSFETVQQLINGLEDDALCFYDIGSSEMNIDMAIDMYDGNYKIVKVDAPIVEGSFTAAVKLSIGGNLADAIDEVNQTIF is encoded by the coding sequence ATGGCAACGCTTGTAATTATTAGTCATAGTGAACAAATAGCGAATGGTACAAAAGCATTGTTGCAACAAATGGCACCAGATGTAAAAGTCATTGCTAACGGTGGTATGAATGGTGGTATTGGGACGTCGTTTGAGACAGTTCAACAGCTAATCAATGGTTTAGAAGATGATGCCTTGTGCTTTTATGACATAGGCTCATCGGAAATGAATATTGATATGGCTATTGATATGTATGATGGGAATTATAAAATTGTTAAAGTCGATGCACCTATTGTAGAAGGTAGTTTTACAGCTGCAGTTAAATTATCAATAGGTGGAAATTTGGCGGATGCTATAGACGAAGTAAATCAAACAATTTTTTAA
- the graR gene encoding response regulator transcription factor GraR/ApsR: MQILLVEDDNTLFQELKKELEQWDFNVVGIDDFGNVMDTFEAFNPEIVILDVQLPKYDGFYWCRKMRQVSNVPILFLSSRDNPMDQVMSMELGADDYIQKPFYTNVLIAKLQAVYRRVYEFGVEEKRTLNWQDAVVDLSKDSIQKGDQAIFLSKTEMIILEMLVNKRNQIVSRDTLITALWDDEAFVSDNTLTVNVNRLRKKLSEIGMDSAIETKVGKGYMAHE, from the coding sequence ATGCAAATATTATTAGTAGAAGATGACAATACATTGTTCCAAGAACTCAAAAAAGAATTAGAACAATGGGATTTTAATGTAGTAGGTATAGATGATTTTGGAAATGTTATGGATACATTCGAAGCATTTAATCCAGAAATTGTTATTTTAGACGTGCAATTGCCAAAGTATGATGGCTTTTATTGGTGTAGAAAAATGAGACAAGTGTCTAATGTACCTATTTTATTCTTATCCTCAAGGGATAATCCGATGGATCAAGTCATGAGTATGGAGTTGGGTGCTGATGATTATATTCAAAAACCATTTTATACCAATGTTTTAATAGCTAAACTCCAGGCGGTTTATCGTAGAGTATACGAATTTGGTGTTGAAGAGAAACGTACATTGAACTGGCAAGATGCTGTAGTAGATTTATCAAAGGATAGTATACAAAAAGGTGATCAAGCTATCTTTTTATCTAAAACAGAAATGATCATTTTAGAGATGTTAGTCAATAAAAGAAATCAAATTGTCTCACGTGATACATTGATCACCGCATTGTGGGACGATGAAGCGTTTGTAAGCGATAATACATTGACTGTCAATGTCAATCGATTAAGAAAGAAACTATCTGAAATTGGTATGGATAGTGCGATAGAAACGAAAGTTGGTAAAGGGTATATGGCGCATGAATAA
- a CDS encoding NAD(P)-dependent oxidoreductase translates to MKPKVLLAGGTGYIGKHLSSVIENDADLYVLSKYPKPEHVNATDMTWLQSDIFNYQDVVEAMKEIDIAIFYLDPTKNSAKLTQATARDLNLIAADNFGRAASVNHVKKLVYIPGSRNDNQTMERLGAYGVPVERTKLEIKRPHINVELQVSKYDDVRTAMKMVLPKKWTLDQVVEYFFNWLNKTKGTIVKTYHSDDHYYIYLKSKNKPLAIFKKVLTEDNLITLYLVGGKLVKSNAKKQGKLEFRLLKNNAIVLVHLYDYIPKMFWPVYYFVQAPLQGIMMRGFEVDCRIKHFQGRVQSGEKIKYTK, encoded by the coding sequence ATGAAACCAAAAGTACTTTTAGCAGGCGGCACAGGCTATATTGGGAAACATTTAAGTTCGGTAATTGAAAATGATGCTGATTTATATGTATTGTCAAAGTATCCAAAACCGGAACATGTTAATGCAACTGATATGACATGGTTACAGAGTGATATTTTTAATTATCAAGATGTCGTTGAAGCGATGAAAGAGATTGATATTGCTATTTTTTATTTAGATCCAACGAAAAATTCAGCGAAATTAACGCAAGCGACAGCACGAGATCTTAATTTAATTGCTGCTGACAACTTTGGTAGGGCAGCGTCAGTGAATCATGTTAAAAAGTTAGTATATATTCCAGGAAGTCGAAATGATAATCAAACGATGGAACGTTTAGGCGCTTATGGTGTGCCAGTAGAGCGTACGAAATTGGAAATCAAACGTCCTCATATCAATGTAGAATTGCAGGTGTCTAAGTACGATGATGTTAGAACGGCTATGAAAATGGTTTTGCCTAAAAAGTGGACACTTGACCAAGTTGTTGAATACTTTTTTAATTGGTTAAATAAAACCAAAGGAACGATTGTTAAGACGTATCATAGTGATGACCATTATTATATATATTTAAAAAGTAAAAACAAACCATTGGCTATTTTTAAGAAAGTTTTAACAGAGGACAATCTCATCACTTTATATTTAGTTGGTGGTAAGTTAGTCAAATCCAATGCGAAAAAGCAAGGGAAATTAGAGTTTCGATTGCTAAAAAATAACGCAATCGTTTTAGTTCATCTATATGATTACATTCCTAAAATGTTTTGGCCTGTATATTATTTTGTTCAAGCACCTCTACAAGGCATCATGATGCGTGGATTTGAAGTGGATTGTCGCATCAAACATTTTCAAGGACGTGTTCAATCTGGAGAAAAAATTAAGTACACAAAATAA
- a CDS encoding alpha/beta hydrolase, with product MKAKHKWLLITIVVILIVGTSIGLLLKTHYDHEHRQQQNKEKVQINNKNVKVLQNISYGQGIPNSKLDIIMPSDMNKDSKLPVIFWMHGGGFIAGDKQYKNPLLSKIAEQGYIVVNVNYALAPQYKYPTPIEQMNKAVKFIKTNEHDLPIDFDQVIIGGDSAGAQLTSQYVAMQTNQSLRDEMKFEPEFKPSQIKAAIFFGGFYDMKTVKSTEFPRIQLFMRSYTGTTNWESNFKNLSQMSTINQVTKDYPPTFLSVGDADPFYSQNIDFYKKLKEKDVPAETLFYDGSHHLHHQYQFHLNKPESKENIKRVLLFLSRNTSSSGVERNNQSNNNENNNMNQDVQLDPFSE from the coding sequence ATGAAGGCAAAACATAAATGGTTGTTGATAACAATTGTTGTCATTTTAATAGTAGGTACTAGTATTGGTTTACTATTGAAAACACATTATGATCATGAACATCGACAACAACAAAATAAAGAAAAAGTCCAAATCAATAATAAAAACGTGAAAGTTTTACAGAATATTTCTTATGGTCAAGGTATACCTAATAGTAAACTGGATATTATTATGCCATCTGATATGAATAAAGATAGTAAGTTACCAGTCATCTTTTGGATGCATGGTGGAGGTTTTATTGCTGGCGATAAACAGTATAAAAATCCATTACTATCTAAAATAGCTGAACAAGGTTACATTGTGGTAAACGTCAATTATGCGTTAGCACCTCAATACAAGTATCCTACACCTATTGAACAAATGAACAAAGCGGTCAAATTTATTAAAACGAATGAACATGATTTGCCAATTGATTTTGATCAAGTGATTATAGGTGGCGATTCCGCTGGCGCACAATTAACCAGTCAATATGTTGCTATGCAGACAAATCAGTCATTACGTGATGAAATGAAATTTGAACCGGAATTTAAACCTTCTCAAATTAAAGCGGCGATATTCTTTGGCGGATTCTATGATATGAAGACAGTTAAATCAACAGAATTTCCTAGGATTCAATTATTTATGAGAAGTTATACAGGTACGACAAATTGGGAGAGTAATTTTAAAAACCTATCTCAAATGTCTACAATAAATCAAGTAACCAAAGATTATCCGCCTACATTTTTATCTGTAGGAGATGCGGATCCGTTTTATAGTCAGAATATAGATTTTTATAAAAAATTAAAAGAAAAAGATGTGCCAGCTGAGACATTATTTTATGATGGCTCACATCACTTACACCATCAATATCAATTCCATTTAAATAAACCAGAATCTAAAGAAAATATTAAACGGGTACTCTTATTCTTAAGTAGAAATACATCTTCTTCAGGTGTTGAACGTAATAATCAATCTAATAACAATGAAAACAATAATATGAATCAAGATGTGCAATTAGATCCATTCAGTGAATAA
- a CDS encoding sensor histidine kinase: MNNLKWFWLFVKSRLNWILWIVFINLVMIGIAYIDYDIAADSVWYIVVLNLGMSVLFIIFTFFKESRLSKHFYKNKEIEEIKHKDLAETPFQQQIVDYLYRNITSQKDKVLAQQVQIKNHEQSITEFVHDIKTPVTAMKLLIDQEQDSKRKQALLYEWSWINEMLDKQLYLTRLETQNKDMYFDYVSLKRMVIDEIQLTRHISQAKGIGFELNFTDDFKVYTDLKWCRMMIRQILSNSLKYSEDNMIEMNGKCINQHIVLEIKDYGRGISKKDMPRIFERGYTSTANRNETTSSGMGLYLVDSVKSQLGIEIKVESSVGKGTTFSLIFPQQNEVIERMSEVTTLSF, from the coding sequence ATGAATAATTTAAAGTGGTTTTGGTTATTCGTTAAATCGCGATTAAATTGGATATTATGGATTGTATTTATCAATCTAGTCATGATCGGAATTGCGTATATTGATTATGATATTGCAGCAGATAGCGTATGGTATATCGTTGTTCTGAATTTAGGTATGAGTGTATTATTCATCATTTTTACATTTTTTAAGGAATCTAGGTTATCTAAACATTTTTATAAAAATAAAGAAATAGAAGAAATTAAACATAAAGATTTAGCTGAAACGCCATTTCAACAACAAATCGTAGACTATTTATATCGAAATATAACTTCCCAGAAAGATAAGGTATTAGCGCAACAAGTACAAATTAAAAATCATGAACAAAGCATTACAGAATTTGTTCATGATATTAAAACCCCTGTAACAGCGATGAAGTTATTAATTGATCAAGAGCAAGATTCTAAACGTAAACAAGCATTATTATACGAATGGTCATGGATCAATGAAATGTTAGACAAACAATTGTATTTAACAAGGTTAGAAACTCAAAATAAAGATATGTACTTTGACTATGTCTCTTTAAAACGTATGGTTATTGATGAAATTCAGTTGACGCGTCATATTAGTCAGGCTAAAGGTATTGGATTTGAATTAAATTTTACGGATGATTTTAAAGTGTACACAGATTTAAAATGGTGTCGTATGATGATTAGACAAATATTATCTAATTCATTGAAATATAGTGAAGATAATATGATTGAAATGAATGGTAAATGCATAAATCAACATATCGTATTAGAAATAAAGGACTATGGACGTGGTATAAGTAAGAAAGATATGCCAAGGATTTTTGAAAGAGGTTATACGTCTACAGCTAATAGAAATGAAACGACGTCATCAGGCATGGGTTTATATTTGGTTGATAGTGTTAAATCACAATTAGGGATTGAAATTAAAGTAGAGTCTAGCGTAGGAAAAGGAACTACTTTTAGCCTCATATTCCCACAACAAAATGAAGTGATTGAACGCATGTCTGAAGTGACAACATTGTCATTTTAA
- a CDS encoding DUF1398 family protein yields MEFTLKSIQEAHEKYTGPDFPMLFKAFKDMGMVSNEVNIQHGTSVYTNTDGQTITAEGVKVSHPIADTSHVEEVKDILTRHQAGQTDFPTFCEEMAQAGIYKWFIDINAGTCSYIDLNQQTIVSEQIPQ; encoded by the coding sequence ATGGAATTTACATTAAAATCAATTCAAGAAGCACATGAAAAATATACTGGTCCCGATTTCCCAATGCTATTCAAAGCTTTTAAAGATATGGGAATGGTTAGTAATGAAGTGAATATTCAACATGGTACTTCTGTTTATACAAATACCGATGGTCAAACGATTACAGCAGAAGGTGTGAAAGTATCCCATCCTATCGCTGACACTTCACATGTTGAAGAAGTGAAAGACATTCTCACACGTCATCAAGCAGGACAGACTGATTTTCCTACATTTTGTGAAGAAATGGCTCAAGCTGGTATTTATAAATGGTTTATTGATATTAATGCTGGTACTTGTTCATATATTGATTTAAACCAACAAACTATTGTAAGTGAACAAATCCCGCAATAA
- a CDS encoding DUF47 domain-containing protein, whose translation MFSKKKDKFMVQLEEMVFNLDRAAIEFGKMDFNTHLDLKAYSDNIKTYESHGDELMHQVITDLNQTFITPIEREDILSLCNAIDDVLDAMEETSAMFEMYSIEYTDEYMAEFVENIQKAVAEMKLAVGLLVDKKLSHMRIHSINIKEFETNCDGILRQSMKHIFNSETDPITLIKIKDIYQSMEEIADKCQTVANNFETIIMKNS comes from the coding sequence ATGTTTAGTAAGAAAAAAGATAAGTTCATGGTTCAGTTAGAAGAAATGGTTTTTAATCTTGATCGTGCAGCAATTGAGTTCGGTAAAATGGATTTCAATACACATTTAGATTTGAAAGCATATTCTGATAATATCAAAACTTATGAATCTCATGGTGATGAATTAATGCATCAAGTGATTACTGATTTAAATCAGACTTTTATCACACCAATTGAACGTGAAGATATCTTATCTTTATGTAATGCAATTGATGATGTGTTAGATGCTATGGAAGAAACGTCAGCAATGTTTGAAATGTATTCAATCGAATATACAGACGAATACATGGCTGAATTTGTTGAAAATATTCAAAAAGCAGTTGCAGAAATGAAACTAGCTGTAGGTTTATTAGTAGATAAAAAATTATCTCACATGCGTATTCACTCAATTAATATTAAAGAGTTTGAAACGAACTGTGACGGTATTTTAAGACAATCTATGAAACATATCTTCAACAGTGAAACAGATCCAATCACATTAATTAAAATAAAAGATATTTATCAAAGTATGGAAGAAATTGCAGATAAATGCCAAACAGTCGCAAATAATTTTGAAACTATAATCATGAAAAATAGCTAA
- a CDS encoding GNAT family N-acetyltransferase translates to MPHAIREISIKDVDNFIDLLTKIYDESEFTFYNPGEYAPSTTEVIKRLEDYITSSSKAIFVVESSDQLVGYGFVGTETYERTRHEAIVYLGVKKLYQKDGVGQTLINAIEAWSLNHNIRRIEATVVPENDGAVNLFKSAGFQIEGELKDKLYINNKYYNEYVMAKILN, encoded by the coding sequence ATGCCTCACGCTATTCGTGAAATTAGTATAAAAGACGTAGACAATTTTATAGACTTACTTACCAAAATTTATGATGAATCAGAATTCACATTTTACAATCCTGGTGAGTATGCACCCAGTACTACCGAAGTGATTAAGCGCTTAGAAGATTATATTACCTCTTCTTCTAAAGCTATTTTTGTTGTCGAAAGTAGCGATCAACTTGTAGGATACGGTTTTGTAGGTACTGAAACATATGAACGTACACGCCATGAAGCGATTGTATATCTAGGTGTTAAAAAACTGTACCAAAAAGATGGTGTCGGACAAACTTTGATTAATGCAATAGAAGCATGGTCCCTCAATCATAATATCCGTCGTATTGAAGCGACAGTGGTACCCGAAAATGATGGTGCTGTTAACTTATTTAAGAGCGCTGGATTCCAAATTGAAGGCGAATTAAAAGATAAGCTGTATATTAACAACAAATATTATAATGAATACGTGATGGCTAAAATTTTAAATTAA
- a CDS encoding inorganic phosphate transporter: protein MEYILIVTIAIVIFSLIFDFINGFHDTANAVATAVSTRALTPRTAILLAAVMNFIGALAFTGVAGTITKDIVDPFKLQHGLVVVLAAIIAAIAWNLITWLYGIPSSSSHALIGSIAGAAIASEGSFGVLHYQGFTKIIIVLIVSPIIAFCVGFIMYSIVKVVFKNANLTRANRNFRFLQIFTAALQSFSHGTNDAQKSMGIITLALIVANIQNGSNVEPALWVKIACATAMGLGTAVGGWKIIKTVGGNIMKIRPANGAAADLSSALTIFVASSLHFPLSTTHVVSSSILGVGASNRAKGVRWSTAQRMLITWVITLPISAVLAALVYFIMHFFLK from the coding sequence ATGGAATATATTTTAATCGTCACGATAGCTATAGTTATATTTTCATTAATATTTGACTTTATCAATGGTTTCCATGATACAGCCAATGCTGTAGCTACTGCCGTATCTACAAGAGCATTAACTCCAAGAACAGCCATTTTATTAGCTGCAGTTATGAACTTTATTGGTGCTTTAGCATTTACTGGAGTTGCTGGTACAATAACAAAAGATATTGTAGATCCGTTTAAATTGCAACATGGATTGGTTGTTGTTTTAGCAGCAATTATCGCTGCGATTGCATGGAACTTAATTACTTGGTTATATGGTATCCCAAGTTCGTCATCACATGCATTAATTGGATCAATCGCAGGTGCAGCTATTGCTTCAGAAGGATCATTTGGAGTATTACATTACCAAGGTTTCACTAAAATTATTATCGTGTTAATTGTATCTCCAATTATCGCTTTCTGTGTTGGTTTTATTATGTATTCAATTGTTAAAGTCGTATTTAAAAATGCTAACTTAACACGTGCTAATCGTAACTTTAGATTCCTTCAAATCTTCACAGCAGCGTTACAATCATTCTCACATGGTACAAACGATGCTCAAAAATCAATGGGGATCATTACTTTAGCTTTAATCGTTGCTAATATTCAAAACGGTTCAAACGTAGAACCAGCATTATGGGTTAAAATTGCATGTGCTACTGCTATGGGTCTTGGTACTGCAGTCGGTGGTTGGAAAATCATCAAAACTGTTGGTGGTAACATTATGAAAATCAGACCAGCAAATGGTGCTGCAGCTGACTTGTCATCTGCGTTAACTATTTTCGTAGCATCATCATTACATTTCCCACTTTCAACAACACACGTTGTATCTTCATCAATTTTAGGTGTTGGTGCTTCTAACCGTGCGAAAGGTGTTAGATGGAGTACAGCACAACGTATGTTAATTACTTGGGTAATTACATTACCTATTTCTGCAGTATTAGCAGCACTTGTTTACTTTATAATGCATTTCTTCTTAAAATAA
- a CDS encoding FtsX-like permease family protein has protein sequence MTFKEIIFKNFQQKFSHYAIYLFSLVISVVLYFSFITLKYAHHLHGNQNYPIIKEGSQIGSYFLFIIIIVFILYANLLFLKRRGREFALLQTIGLSRFNILQMIMIEQLLIFIATSILGIIIGIFGSKILLMIVLRLLGINITVSIIFSVSAILQAILLIVVAYILTIGQSYFYIRRRSIIELASNMTKREINHNRFTMGELILGVLGVLMILTGYYLSTTVVQHFNSIFQPFVILICTVIGAYFFFRSTVSLIFKAIKKVRQDTVSVNDVMFTAPIMYRIKKNAFSLTVMTIISAITVSVLCFAAISRGTLTNEVLLNSPHDVTLKDKEKANELAYELNNKNIEHFYNYKEVVYSKLFKDKLFEKGIAKPYEVSVTSDKYIPNVEVSKGYTDIIVPEGRVSDVMKYKKHGVTQLGTHQHSIKVKLNKEINQVYFMSDVDLGGPTLVLNDKDYQYLRNHTKAKNIVSQYGFDIKHKKDRPELQSAVKNVDKNIETRSEAASEISSLTGILLFVTSFLGIAFLIAAGCIIYIKQIDETEDEIENYSILRKLGFTHRDMAKGLKLKVLFNFSLPLIIALLHAYFASLAFMSLLGATNQFPIFIVMAVYTAIYAVFALTAYNHSKRTIRHSI, from the coding sequence ATGACCTTTAAAGAAATTATTTTTAAAAACTTTCAACAAAAGTTTTCGCATTATGCCATATATTTATTTTCTTTAGTTATTAGCGTAGTACTGTATTTTAGTTTTATTACTTTAAAATATGCACATCATTTACATGGCAATCAGAATTATCCAATCATTAAAGAAGGCTCTCAAATAGGAAGTTATTTTCTATTTATCATTATTATCGTATTTATTTTGTACGCGAATCTGTTGTTTTTAAAACGGCGAGGTCGTGAATTTGCCTTATTGCAAACAATTGGTCTTTCAAGATTCAATATTTTACAAATGATTATGATTGAACAATTACTTATTTTTATTGCCACTTCTATTTTAGGAATTATCATTGGTATTTTTGGCTCTAAAATATTGTTAATGATTGTTCTAAGATTACTCGGTATTAACATTACTGTTTCAATCATTTTCAGTGTGTCTGCTATTTTACAAGCAATTTTATTGATTGTTGTGGCGTACATTTTAACTATAGGTCAAAGCTATTTTTATATTAGAAGACGTTCTATTATAGAATTAGCCTCTAATATGACCAAAAGAGAAATCAATCATAATCGTTTTACAATGGGTGAATTAATTTTAGGTGTATTAGGCGTACTCATGATTCTGACAGGTTATTATTTATCGACAACAGTTGTTCAACATTTTAATAGTATTTTTCAGCCATTTGTTATTTTGATATGTACAGTGATTGGGGCGTATTTCTTTTTTAGAAGTACTGTTTCACTAATCTTTAAAGCAATTAAGAAAGTGAGACAAGATACAGTAAGCGTCAACGATGTGATGTTTACAGCACCGATTATGTATCGTATAAAGAAAAATGCGTTTTCTTTAACTGTTATGACAATTATTTCTGCTATTACTGTATCAGTATTGTGTTTTGCAGCGATTAGTCGTGGGACGTTAACCAATGAAGTTCTATTGAATTCGCCACACGATGTGACGTTAAAAGATAAAGAAAAGGCCAATGAATTAGCATATGAATTAAACAATAAAAATATTGAGCATTTTTATAATTATAAAGAAGTTGTTTATAGTAAGTTGTTTAAAGACAAATTATTTGAAAAGGGCATTGCTAAACCATATGAAGTATCTGTAACGAGTGACAAGTATATACCTAATGTTGAAGTGTCGAAGGGTTACACAGATATTATAGTACCTGAAGGTAGAGTAAGTGATGTCATGAAATATAAGAAGCACGGTGTAACACAATTGGGGACACATCAACACTCGATCAAAGTTAAATTAAATAAAGAAATTAACCAAGTTTATTTTATGAGTGATGTTGATTTAGGAGGACCTACTTTAGTATTAAATGACAAAGATTACCAATATTTAAGAAATCATACTAAAGCTAAAAATATTGTGTCTCAATATGGATTTGATATTAAACACAAAAAGGACAGGCCAGAATTGCAAAGTGCGGTAAAAAATGTGGATAAAAATATTGAAACGAGAAGTGAAGCAGCAAGTGAAATTTCAAGTTTAACGGGTATATTACTATTCGTGACATCATTTTTAGGAATCGCGTTTTTAATTGCGGCAGGTTGTATCATATATATTAAGCAAATCGATGAAACAGAGGATGAAATAGAAAATTATTCTATATTGCGTAAATTAGGTTTCACACATCGAGATATGGCCAAAGGTTTGAAATTAAAGGTTCTATTTAACTTTTCATTACCATTAATCATTGCTTTATTACATGCATATTTTGCTTCACTGGCATTTATGTCATTGTTAGGTGCGACCAATCAATTCCCTATATTTATTGTTATGGCAGTGTACACAGCCATTTATGCTGTATTTGCCTTAACAGCTTATAATCACTCTAAAAGGACAATAAGACATTCAATTTAA
- the dhaL gene encoding dihydroxyacetone kinase subunit DhaL gives MDIQKMKQQLLDLETTFKEQEDALTELDRAIGDGDHGVNMLRGFESLKDKLDDSSMQSVFKSTGMCLMSNIGGASGPLYGFSFVKMAEVVKDDIDHNNLVELLETFTEAIAKRGKVELNEKTMYDVVARANEAVKKGEQVDLNRLQSFAEATVDMVATKGRASYFKEASKGYMDPGAQSMVYILRAIIGDEA, from the coding sequence ATGGATATCCAAAAGATGAAACAACAGTTATTGGATTTAGAAACAACATTTAAAGAGCAAGAAGATGCATTAACTGAACTTGATAGAGCTATTGGCGATGGCGATCATGGTGTTAATATGTTAAGAGGTTTTGAAAGTTTAAAAGATAAATTAGATGACAGTTCAATGCAAAGTGTATTTAAATCGACAGGTATGTGTCTGATGTCAAATATTGGCGGTGCTTCAGGTCCGTTATATGGTTTTAGCTTTGTGAAAATGGCTGAAGTTGTTAAAGATGACATTGACCATAATAATTTAGTAGAACTTCTAGAAACATTTACAGAGGCAATTGCCAAACGTGGTAAGGTAGAACTTAATGAAAAGACCATGTATGATGTTGTTGCACGTGCAAATGAAGCGGTCAAAAAAGGTGAACAAGTTGATTTGAATCGTCTACAAAGCTTTGCAGAAGCAACTGTGGATATGGTAGCTACGAAAGGACGTGCATCATACTTTAAAGAAGCGTCAAAAGGTTATATGGACCCAGGTGCACAAAGTATGGTTTATATATTACGTGCAATAATAGGAGATGAAGCATAA
- a CDS encoding ABC transporter ATP-binding protein, which produces MAILEVKQLTKIYGNQYSPQEVLHDINLSVEKGEFISIMGPSGSGKTTLLNVLSSIDYATQGSIKLNGQPLDKLSNKALSNIRKKDIGFIFQDYNVLHTLTVKENIMLPLSVKKIDKQEMKQRYERIVEALNISDISDKYPTELSGGQIQRTSAARAFITNPSIIFADEPTGALDSKSTQDLLKRLCKMNEKFDTTIIMVTHDPVAASYSNRVVMLKDGRIFTEIFQGEDDKQTFYNEIIRTQSVLGGVNYDL; this is translated from the coding sequence GTGGCAATATTAGAAGTAAAACAATTAACAAAAATATATGGTAATCAATATTCACCACAAGAAGTGCTACATGATATTAATTTATCTGTTGAAAAAGGTGAATTTATCTCAATTATGGGGCCTTCTGGTTCGGGAAAAACAACATTATTGAATGTACTGAGTTCCATAGATTATGCAACGCAAGGATCGATTAAATTAAATGGGCAGCCATTAGACAAATTATCAAACAAAGCGTTATCCAATATACGTAAAAAAGACATTGGATTTATTTTCCAAGATTATAATGTCTTACATACCTTAACGGTAAAAGAAAATATTATGCTACCGTTATCTGTAAAGAAAATAGATAAACAAGAAATGAAACAGCGCTATGAACGAATTGTTGAGGCATTAAATATTAGTGATATCAGTGATAAGTACCCAACTGAATTGTCAGGAGGACAAATCCAAAGAACGTCAGCCGCTAGAGCGTTTATTACTAACCCATCAATAATATTTGCTGATGAGCCAACAGGAGCATTAGACTCTAAAAGCACGCAAGACTTATTAAAACGACTATGCAAAATGAATGAGAAATTTGACACTACGATTATAATGGTTACCCATGACCCCGTAGCAGCTAGTTATTCAAATCGAGTGGTTATGTTAAAAGATGGAAGAATCTTTACTGAAATTTTCCAAGGTGAAGACGATAAACAAACTTTTTACAATGAAATTATTAGAACACAAAGTGTACTTGGTGGCGTGAATTATGACCTTTAA